In bacterium, the DNA window CCTCGCTTGGCTAAAAAAGAGTGCATTCCTCCAGAGGTGTTTCCCGATGCACAAAGGTTTTCTCTATGGCCCTGCATAAAGTCGCGGCTTTAAAAGGAATCGTATGCATTAGAAAATAGATATCATATAAATCCTTCATGCGGCTGGGGCGCTTTTGGTAGCTGACAATAGCCTGGGATTTTTCTGCAATGACCGTTTCCCATGAATATGCGTATAGTGGAAGAGCAGCTACAGAGAGGAGTGTGGGGCAGGAAAAAGAAACAGGTTCGGGATAAACGACATCGTTGAATCTCAAATCGATTTGTAGAGAGATAATGGCCTGTTCCAATTGCGCTTTAATTTTTACTCTTTAGCCGATGTATGCTGTGTCTCCGTCGATGGCTTCAACAGACAATGTGTCCAGGTTAAAAATCAGCCCATCATCAGTCTCTGCATGCAAAATGGTTTCAAATGCAGTTTTCAGTTCATCCGCATCATTGCTGATCGCGCGGGCCGGAAAATCCATATCCCGTGTAACACGCCCGGAAGTGCGAAAAAAGCCATAGAAGAGGATACCGCCTTTGAGAATGAATTGATCGGCAAAAGAGGATGCCGCCAGACGACGCAAAACCCTTCCTGGGCATATAGCAGAAGTCGATCAAAATCCAGACTACTGGCCTGTTTAAATTATAGAGGCGCGCTCGAACCGAGGCGGCAATAATTTTAACGGGGCACTCTCCATCAGCCTGCCAATGCTTCCACATACGGTTTAATGATGCGCTCTATATGGCTTTTTTGCGCAGAATCGAGTAGTTTATCCAAATTGGGTCGCCTGCCTTTGGGATAATTCCGGATACCTTCGACAGCGACATCCTCGCCAAGTCTTTTTTGAAATCGAAAGCAGTCAATGATCGTTTTCTCACGGTCATGGATTTTAAGCTTTCCAGCCTCTGCATCCACTGTAGTCACGCCCAGAACATAGAGATGTTCAGAGAAGTAAAAGATATCAGCGGGGGGATAGAATTTCTTGGGGGGCTTCTCTGGGAATGGCGGCCATAATGATTAAGGCTGGGTAAGCCTCAACTCATAATAGGCCAAAGC includes these proteins:
- a CDS encoding nucleotidyl transferase AbiEii/AbiGii toxin family protein is translated as MEQAIISLQIDLRFNDVVYPEPVSFSCPTLLSVAALPLYAYSWETVIAEKSQAIVSYQKRPSRMKDLYDIYFLMHTIPFKAATLCRAIEKTFVHRETPLEECTLF
- a CDS encoding nucleotidyl transferase AbiEii/AbiGii toxin family protein, encoding MRRLAASSFADQFILKGGILFYGFFRTSGRVTRDMDFPARAISNDADELKTAFETILHAETDDGLIFNLDTLSVEAIDGDTAYIG